In one Streptomyces sp. NBC_00597 genomic region, the following are encoded:
- a CDS encoding helix-turn-helix domain-containing protein yields the protein MSSAVVPEAERLDWFTDVVAQELVSTAIRSGRPGKFWAEASVLDLGGVQVSTFDFSSLHSRRTAAHVRRSDPEQYQIGLVTDGAMSLAQNRSDTGLFSGDMVLWDTSLPMESLALPGDDGLIRAVTLSFPRDAMPLRGARVERLLARRIPGGHGLGAILAQYMRSLAAHGADCGPAELNRLGTVALDLVGACLAGQLGAEDELSAEARNRALMERINSFIDHNLGDPQLTPSAVAARHGISLRWLQLLFREQGQTVAAGIRQRRLERCRADLAAPGLLTSPVHAVARRWGFTNPAVFSRTFREAYGASPTEFRQWAVREALARKINEPCTPGTSRGPVRP from the coding sequence TTGTCGTCGGCTGTCGTGCCGGAGGCGGAACGGCTCGATTGGTTCACCGACGTCGTCGCGCAGGAACTCGTTTCCACCGCGATCCGCAGCGGGCGGCCGGGGAAGTTCTGGGCGGAAGCCTCCGTGCTGGACCTCGGCGGTGTGCAGGTGTCGACCTTCGACTTCAGTTCGCTGCACTCGCGGCGCACGGCCGCGCACGTCCGGCGCAGCGACCCCGAGCAGTACCAGATCGGGCTCGTCACCGACGGCGCGATGTCACTCGCGCAGAATCGTTCCGATACGGGTCTGTTCAGCGGTGACATGGTCCTCTGGGACACCTCGCTGCCCATGGAGTCGCTGGCGCTGCCCGGCGACGACGGCCTGATCCGGGCCGTGACCCTGTCGTTCCCGCGCGACGCGATGCCCCTGCGCGGCGCCCGGGTCGAGCGGCTGCTCGCCCGGCGCATCCCCGGCGGCCACGGCCTGGGGGCGATCCTCGCGCAGTACATGCGCTCGCTGGCGGCGCACGGCGCGGACTGCGGGCCGGCGGAACTGAACCGGCTGGGAACGGTCGCCCTCGACCTCGTGGGCGCCTGCCTCGCCGGGCAGCTGGGCGCCGAGGACGAGCTGTCCGCCGAGGCGCGCAACCGCGCGCTGATGGAGCGGATCAACTCCTTCATCGACCACAACCTCGGCGACCCCCAGCTGACGCCGTCCGCCGTCGCCGCCCGGCACGGCATCTCGCTGCGGTGGCTCCAGCTGTTGTTCCGGGAGCAGGGGCAGACCGTCGCGGCCGGGATCCGGCAGCGCCGGCTGGAGCGGTGCCGGGCCGATCTCGCGGCCCCGGGGCTCCTCACCAGCCCCGTCCACGCCGTCGCACGGCGGTGGGGGTTCACCAACCCCGCCGTCTTCAGCCGGACGTTCCGGGAGGCGTACGGGGCCAGCCCCACCGAGTTCCGGCAGTGGGCGGTCCGGGAGGCACTTGCGCGCAAGATCAACGAGCCGTGCACGCCCGGCACATCCCGGGGCCCGGTCCGGCCGTAG
- a CDS encoding maleylpyruvate isomerase family mycothiol-dependent enzyme — protein MTVQPHPSLQPYADAWTHSIEAISELVLPLTEGEWNRATPCPGWSVRDVVSHIIGIECEQLGDPRPIHTVARDLRHVVDEFTRYMEVQVDVRRHHTAPEMTSELEYTIIRRSRQLRNEKRDPATMVRGPLGEQVTLELALRLRAFDVWIHEQDLRAALGAPGNWDSPGAFVARDMLLAGLPKVVAKLAGAPANSAVVIDVHGPVEFMRTVRVDAEGRATIDKAPSLGPAVTLTTDWETYVRLAAGRVRAGAVADRVKIEGDAELAAAILANFAVTP, from the coding sequence TTGACCGTCCAGCCGCATCCCAGCCTCCAGCCCTATGCCGACGCGTGGACGCACTCCATCGAGGCGATATCCGAGCTGGTCCTCCCCCTGACGGAGGGCGAGTGGAACCGGGCGACGCCGTGCCCCGGGTGGTCCGTCCGCGACGTGGTGTCCCACATCATCGGCATCGAGTGCGAGCAGCTGGGGGACCCCCGGCCGATCCACACCGTCGCGAGGGACCTGCGGCACGTGGTCGACGAGTTCACCCGGTACATGGAGGTACAGGTGGACGTCCGGCGGCACCACACCGCGCCGGAGATGACCTCGGAGCTCGAATACACGATCATCCGGAGGTCCCGTCAGCTGCGCAACGAGAAGCGGGATCCGGCCACCATGGTGCGCGGGCCGCTGGGCGAACAGGTGACGCTGGAGCTGGCGCTGCGGCTGCGGGCGTTCGACGTGTGGATCCACGAGCAGGACCTGCGGGCGGCGCTGGGCGCGCCGGGGAACTGGGACTCGCCGGGGGCGTTCGTGGCGCGGGACATGCTGCTCGCCGGGCTGCCGAAGGTGGTCGCGAAGCTGGCCGGAGCGCCGGCGAACTCGGCGGTGGTCATCGACGTGCACGGGCCGGTGGAGTTCATGCGGACGGTACGCGTGGACGCCGAGGGACGCGCGACGATCGACAAGGCGCCCTCGCTGGGGCCGGCCGTGACGCTGACGACGGACTGGGAGACGTACGTACGGCTCGCGGCGGGGCGGGTCCGCGCGGGCGCAGTCGCGGACCGGGTGAAGATCGAGGGCGATGCGGAGCTGGCGGCCGCCATCCTGGCCAACTTCGCCGTGACCCCGTAG
- a CDS encoding carbon-nitrogen family hydrolase, which produces MRASLIQIAVTDGESVASRRARVADLVRDQAGSDLVVLPELWTVGAFAYEQFETEAEPLDGPTYEAMSKAASDAGVWLHAGSVVERAGDGSLYNTALVLSPSGELAATYRKIHRFGFDQGEAVLMTAGDSLTTVTLPEQTLGIATCYDLRFPELFRGLVDAGATTMVVAAGWPARRRAHWTLLNRARAVEDQSYVLACGLAGTHSGVEQAGHSLVVDPWGEVLAEAGPGEDVLTVDLDPAKVAETREQFPALKDRRLNR; this is translated from the coding sequence GTGCGCGCCTCTCTGATCCAAATCGCCGTGACCGACGGCGAGTCGGTCGCTTCACGCCGTGCCCGCGTGGCCGATCTCGTACGGGATCAGGCCGGGTCGGACCTCGTCGTCCTGCCCGAACTGTGGACGGTGGGCGCCTTCGCCTACGAGCAGTTCGAGACCGAGGCCGAGCCGCTGGACGGCCCGACGTACGAGGCGATGTCCAAGGCGGCGAGCGACGCGGGGGTCTGGCTGCACGCCGGTTCGGTCGTGGAGCGTGCCGGCGACGGGTCGCTCTACAACACCGCCCTCGTCCTCTCCCCGTCGGGCGAGCTGGCCGCCACGTACCGCAAGATCCACCGCTTCGGCTTCGACCAGGGCGAGGCCGTGCTGATGACGGCCGGCGACTCCCTCACCACCGTGACCCTGCCGGAGCAGACCCTCGGCATCGCCACCTGCTACGACCTGCGCTTCCCCGAGCTGTTCCGCGGCCTGGTCGACGCCGGGGCCACCACGATGGTCGTCGCCGCGGGCTGGCCGGCCCGCCGCCGGGCCCACTGGACCCTGCTGAACCGGGCCCGGGCCGTCGAGGACCAGTCGTACGTCCTCGCCTGCGGGCTGGCCGGTACGCACTCGGGCGTCGAGCAGGCCGGGCACAGCCTGGTGGTGGACCCCTGGGGCGAGGTGCTGGCCGAGGCGGGCCCCGGCGAGGACGTCCTCACCGTCGACCTGGACCCGGCGAAGGTGGCCGAGACCCGGGAGCAGTTCCCGGCCCTCAAGGACCGCCGCCTGAACCGCTGA
- a CDS encoding LURP-one-related family protein, producing the protein MKYLVRDKVLAVGDDYWIEDEDGRHAFLVDGKALRVRDTLELKNPDGQILITLREKLFSLRDAMTLERDELRLAVIRRKRLSLLRNHYLVTLVEGTELDVSGRLLDREFKIEYEGELLALVSRQWYRIRETYAVDVIREDADAALLIAVAVCVIRMAEKEREHPA; encoded by the coding sequence ATGAAATACCTGGTTCGGGACAAAGTGCTGGCCGTCGGGGACGACTACTGGATCGAGGACGAGGACGGGAGGCACGCGTTCCTCGTCGACGGGAAGGCGCTGCGCGTCCGGGACACGCTGGAGCTGAAGAACCCGGACGGGCAGATCCTGATCACGCTGCGGGAGAAGCTGTTCAGCCTGCGCGACGCGATGACGCTGGAACGGGACGAGCTCCGGCTCGCGGTGATCCGCCGCAAGCGGCTCTCGCTGCTGCGCAACCACTATCTCGTGACGCTGGTCGAGGGCACCGAGCTCGATGTCAGCGGGCGGCTCCTGGACCGCGAGTTCAAGATCGAGTACGAGGGGGAGCTGCTCGCGCTGGTCTCGCGCCAGTGGTACCGGATCCGCGAGACGTACGCCGTGGACGTGATCCGGGAGGACGCGGACGCGGCGCTGCTGATCGCCGTCGCCGTGTGCGTGATCCGGATGGCCGAGAAGGAGCGCGAGCACCCGGCGTAG
- a CDS encoding DUF4240 domain-containing protein: MDKHTFWKLIETARSEADPDQVASYASELLARRPEVEIAAAQQVLWDLLAESYRSPLWAAAYVINGGCSDDGFDYFRGWLLTQGEAAFARALADPDSLADHPAVREAAAEGLELWDEEALSIAWTAYEARTGHELPADSFTISYPPLDPAWNFDFDDTAETSTRLPRLSALFAFA, from the coding sequence ATGGACAAGCACACGTTCTGGAAGCTGATCGAGACGGCCCGGTCGGAGGCCGATCCCGACCAAGTCGCGTCATACGCCTCGGAGTTGCTGGCGCGCCGTCCCGAGGTCGAAATAGCCGCGGCCCAACAGGTGCTGTGGGACCTGCTGGCGGAGTCCTACCGCAGCCCCCTGTGGGCCGCGGCCTACGTCATCAACGGCGGCTGCTCGGACGACGGCTTCGACTACTTCCGCGGCTGGCTCCTGACCCAGGGCGAGGCGGCCTTCGCCCGCGCCCTGGCCGACCCCGACTCCCTGGCGGACCACCCCGCGGTCCGCGAGGCGGCGGCGGAGGGCCTGGAGCTGTGGGACGAGGAGGCCCTCTCGATCGCCTGGACGGCGTACGAGGCGCGCACGGGGCACGAACTCCCCGCGGACTCCTTCACGATCAGCTACCCGCCGCTGGACCCGGCCTGGAACTTCGACTTCGACGACACGGCGGAGACCTCCACCCGCCTCCCCCGCCTGAGCGCCCTCTTCGCCTTCGCCTAG
- a CDS encoding NHL domain-containing thioredoxin family protein: protein MNDAAPAPTPAPAPRRRARVRAPELIGKGGWLNTGGKELTLADLRGKCVVVDFWTFCCINCLHVLDELRELEEKHRDTVVIIGVHSPKFVHEAEHAAVVDAVERYEVHHPVLDDPELATWKQYAVRAWPTLVVIDPEGYIVAQHAGEGHAHAIAQLVEELQVEHEAKGTLRRGDGPYVAPEPVATDLRFPGKALVLPTGNLLVSDSTRHQLVELAADGESVVRRIGSGERGFTADSFSEPQGLALLPDGSVIVADTVNHALRRFDPVTGAVETVAGTGRQWWQGSPTSGPALEVDLSSPWDVAWWRDKVWIAMAGVHQLWTWDPQTGTVAVAAGTTSEGLHDGPALEAWLAQPSGLAAAGEDRLWIADSENSALRYVEPTEEGEGYAVRTAVGTGLFDFGHRDGDAGQALLQHPLGVTALPDGSVAVCDTYNHALRRFDPATGQVSTLATDLREPSDAVLVGEDIVVVESARHRLTRLRLPEEAVRVDAVAHRTQRAATEVAPGTLRLDVVFQAPTGQKLDTRYGPSTRLLVSSTPPELLVAGEGAGTDLFRELALNPDVTEGVLHVSAMAASCDDDPANEYPACHVHQQDWGVPVTVTADGAARLPLVLAGLDA, encoded by the coding sequence ATGAACGATGCTGCCCCGGCGCCCACCCCTGCGCCCGCGCCCCGCCGCCGTGCCCGTGTCCGTGCCCCCGAGCTGATCGGCAAGGGCGGCTGGCTGAACACGGGAGGCAAAGAGCTGACCCTCGCCGACCTGCGAGGTAAGTGCGTTGTTGTTGATTTCTGGACCTTCTGCTGCATCAACTGTCTGCACGTCCTGGACGAGCTGCGGGAGCTGGAGGAGAAGCACCGCGACACCGTCGTGATCATCGGCGTGCACTCGCCGAAGTTCGTCCACGAGGCCGAGCACGCGGCCGTCGTCGATGCCGTCGAGCGGTACGAGGTGCACCACCCCGTGCTGGACGATCCCGAGCTGGCGACCTGGAAGCAGTACGCCGTACGGGCCTGGCCGACGCTCGTCGTGATCGACCCCGAGGGGTACATCGTCGCGCAGCACGCCGGTGAGGGGCACGCGCACGCCATCGCGCAGCTCGTGGAGGAGCTTCAGGTCGAGCACGAGGCCAAGGGGACCCTGCGGCGCGGGGACGGGCCGTACGTGGCACCCGAGCCGGTGGCGACCGACCTGCGGTTCCCCGGGAAGGCGCTCGTGCTGCCGACCGGGAACCTGCTCGTGTCGGACTCGACGCGGCACCAGCTCGTGGAGCTGGCCGCCGACGGCGAGAGCGTCGTACGGCGCATCGGCAGCGGGGAGCGCGGCTTCACCGCTGACAGCTTCAGCGAGCCGCAGGGGCTGGCGCTGCTGCCCGACGGGTCCGTGATCGTCGCCGACACCGTCAATCACGCGCTGCGCCGTTTCGACCCCGTGACGGGCGCCGTCGAGACCGTCGCCGGAACCGGTCGGCAGTGGTGGCAGGGGTCTCCGACGTCCGGGCCGGCCCTGGAGGTCGACCTGTCCTCGCCGTGGGACGTCGCCTGGTGGCGGGACAAGGTGTGGATCGCCATGGCGGGCGTGCACCAGCTGTGGACCTGGGACCCGCAGACCGGGACCGTCGCCGTCGCCGCCGGGACGACCAGCGAGGGCCTGCATGACGGGCCCGCCCTGGAGGCCTGGCTCGCGCAGCCGTCCGGGCTCGCGGCCGCCGGGGAGGACCGGCTGTGGATCGCCGACTCCGAGAACAGCGCCCTGCGGTACGTCGAACCCACGGAGGAGGGCGAGGGGTACGCCGTACGCACCGCCGTCGGGACCGGCCTCTTCGACTTCGGGCACCGGGACGGCGACGCCGGCCAAGCCCTGCTCCAGCACCCGCTCGGGGTGACCGCGCTGCCCGACGGCTCGGTCGCGGTGTGCGACACGTACAACCACGCCCTGCGCCGCTTCGACCCGGCGACCGGCCAGGTCTCCACGCTGGCCACCGACCTGCGGGAACCCAGCGACGCCGTGCTCGTCGGCGAGGACATCGTCGTCGTCGAGTCCGCCCGGCACCGGCTGACCCGGCTGCGGCTGCCGGAGGAGGCGGTACGGGTCGACGCCGTCGCGCACCGGACCCAGCGGGCCGCCACCGAGGTCGCCCCGGGCACGCTCCGGCTCGACGTGGTGTTCCAGGCGCCGACCGGCCAGAAGCTCGACACCCGGTACGGGCCCTCGACGCGGCTGCTGGTCTCCTCGACCCCGCCGGAGCTCCTGGTGGCGGGCGAGGGGGCCGGGACGGACCTGTTCCGGGAGCTGGCCCTGAACCCGGACGTCACCGAGGGCGTCCTGCACGTCTCCGCCATGGCGGCCTCGTGCGACGACGACCCGGCGAACGAGTACCCCGCCTGCCACGTGCACCAGCAGGACTGGGGCGTGCCGGTCACCGTCACGGCCGACGGCGCCGCCCGGCTCCCGCTCGTGCTCGCCGGGCTCGACGCCTAG